One Micromonospora craniellae genomic region harbors:
- a CDS encoding DUF2637 domain-containing protein, giving the protein MLAIGGAAGAASFTHVHNVAAAHGQPGWLAWADAIVLELMSIASGLELRRRKRAHTSTVFPASVLACAVTLSLAAQVVEAEPSPIGWTAAAVPALGFLVMVKIALGYAGTTTPTNAARTADHLPDQPTHTTPPSGPAEPTRSGGTAGRRSATRTSGLAEVAHQPHGRNRRHRNAGRGRSAQPGDVAKLLPAARRVRDHLAADGQALTRAALAEALRGTGHTVSNTRVSELLKTLKAEATSPPAPQDSTPPVSLSPRPPSSRQQATHAIAYGGTRLPPPASHLEPTHPRHPLNGQENPES; this is encoded by the coding sequence ATGCTGGCGATCGGCGGGGCCGCTGGTGCGGCCAGCTTCACCCACGTCCACAACGTCGCCGCCGCCCACGGCCAACCCGGATGGCTGGCCTGGGCCGACGCGATCGTCCTGGAGCTGATGTCCATCGCCTCCGGCCTGGAGCTACGCCGCCGCAAACGCGCCCACACCTCGACAGTGTTCCCCGCGAGTGTGCTGGCCTGCGCGGTCACCCTTTCGCTGGCCGCGCAGGTCGTGGAGGCCGAACCGTCACCGATCGGCTGGACCGCCGCAGCCGTGCCCGCGCTCGGCTTCCTCGTCATGGTCAAGATCGCCCTCGGCTACGCCGGCACCACGACCCCAACCAACGCCGCCCGGACCGCGGACCACCTGCCGGACCAGCCCACGCACACCACGCCCCCGAGCGGACCGGCCGAGCCGACGCGGTCCGGCGGGACGGCAGGGCGGCGGTCCGCCACGCGGACGAGCGGCCTGGCAGAGGTCGCTCATCAACCTCACGGACGGAACCGCCGTCACCGCAACGCCGGCAGGGGACGGTCCGCGCAGCCTGGTGACGTGGCCAAGTTGCTGCCGGCGGCGCGCCGCGTCCGCGACCACCTCGCCGCGGACGGGCAGGCCCTGACCCGGGCGGCGCTCGCCGAAGCCCTCCGTGGAACAGGCCACACCGTGTCCAACACCCGGGTATCCGAACTCCTCAAGACCCTCAAAGCTGAGGCAACCTCGCCGCCCGCGCCGCAGGACTCAACTCCACCGGTGAGCCTGTCACCACGACCGCCATCAAGTCGGCAGCAAGCGACTCACGCGATCGCGTACGGCGGCACGAGGCTGCCCCCACCAGCAAGCCATCTCGAACCCACGCATCCCAGACATCCATTGAACGGGCAGGAGAACCCCGAATCATGA
- a CDS encoding tyrosine-type recombinase/integrase: MKGSTFKRCGCRDSVTGRRLGRSCPQLRRPGGGWSRTHGHWHWQIEIPARADGTRRPLRHGPYATQADADAVLDRIRAALAVPDPTDPHTTVTTGDLIETAVKTGAPVPTPDQIRRALHLDITPTELPTMEAYLTDWLAGRKNIKAGTVRSYEGHIRLYLIPHLGHLRIDRLRPGHIDAMYDAIEERNTTITTLRASRDPAKRDQVKNQRIVGNRTLHLIHATLRKALNDAMRRHRYIDTNQALMVELPTARPPKPTVWTDQRIRTWRDTGKTPSPVMIWTPEHTGRFLDHTHDANDRLYALYHLITFTGLRRGEACGLHWDDLDLDNQTLTVRWQLVQHGWATAIDTPKTSDSEAAVALDAETVTVLRAHRTRQHRERLAAGTAWTKTGLVFTTPTGGRLHPADVTDHFHHLTAQAGLPPIRLHDLRHGAATMGLAAGVQMKVISNRLRHSSPHFTAKFYGDVLPELSHAAAEVTAAVVPRRRGSGAQSA; this comes from the coding sequence GTGAAGGGATCCACCTTCAAACGCTGCGGCTGCCGCGACAGCGTCACGGGCCGGCGACTGGGACGCTCCTGTCCCCAGCTTCGCCGGCCCGGCGGCGGCTGGTCCCGCACCCACGGCCACTGGCACTGGCAGATCGAAATCCCCGCCCGCGCCGACGGCACCCGCCGCCCACTCCGCCACGGCCCGTACGCCACCCAGGCCGACGCCGACGCGGTCCTGGATCGTATCCGGGCTGCGCTGGCCGTCCCCGATCCCACCGATCCGCACACCACCGTCACCACCGGCGACCTCATCGAAACCGCCGTCAAGACCGGCGCGCCCGTCCCCACCCCCGATCAGATCCGGCGGGCGCTGCACCTGGACATCACCCCGACCGAGCTGCCCACGATGGAGGCGTACCTCACCGACTGGCTTGCCGGACGCAAGAACATCAAGGCAGGCACCGTGCGCTCCTACGAAGGGCACATCCGGCTATACCTGATCCCGCACCTCGGCCACCTGCGCATCGACCGGCTCCGCCCCGGCCACATCGACGCCATGTACGACGCCATCGAAGAACGCAACACCACCATCACCACCCTGCGCGCCAGCCGCGACCCCGCGAAGCGCGACCAGGTCAAGAACCAGCGGATCGTCGGCAACCGGACCCTGCACCTGATCCACGCCACCCTCCGCAAGGCCCTCAACGACGCGATGCGCCGCCACCGCTACATCGACACCAACCAAGCCCTCATGGTCGAACTACCCACAGCCCGACCACCCAAGCCCACCGTATGGACCGACCAACGCATCCGCACCTGGCGCGACACCGGCAAGACCCCCAGCCCCGTCATGATCTGGACCCCCGAACACACCGGCAGATTCCTCGACCACACCCACGACGCAAACGACCGGCTCTACGCCCTCTACCACCTCATCACCTTCACCGGCCTCCGACGAGGCGAAGCATGCGGCCTGCACTGGGACGACCTCGACCTCGACAACCAGACCCTCACCGTCCGCTGGCAACTCGTCCAACACGGCTGGGCTACCGCCATCGACACCCCGAAGACCAGCGACAGCGAGGCCGCAGTCGCCCTCGACGCCGAAACTGTCACCGTCCTGCGCGCCCACCGCACCCGGCAACACCGCGAACGCCTCGCCGCCGGAACCGCCTGGACCAAGACCGGGCTCGTCTTCACCACGCCCACCGGTGGACGGCTCCACCCCGCCGACGTCACCGACCACTTCCACCACCTCACCGCCCAAGCCGGACTACCACCCATCCGGCTTCACGACCTCCGCCACGGCGCCGCCACCATGGGCCTCGCCGCCGGCGTCCAGATGAAAGTCATTTCCAACCGACTCCGCCACTCCAGCCCACACTTCACCGCCAAGTTCTACGGCGACGTCCTCCCGGAGTTGTCCCACGCCGCCGCCGAGGTAACAGCGGCTGTGGTACCCCGACGGCGGGGCAGCGGAGCGCAATCGGCATAG
- a CDS encoding helix-turn-helix transcriptional regulator — protein MSTNVNPTEHDTTTDITPTAATPASEVWTVDRVRTLGVTTTLATAASVLGISRSQAYRLAATDTFPAPLIRAGSRIIVPVAGLLHLLLLHDDPAPAGGGRRLEPDPKVSVDATTPPPADSTHHRWRHHTKHPGDYE, from the coding sequence ATGAGCACCAACGTGAACCCCACCGAGCACGACACCACGACAGACATCACGCCCACCGCAGCCACGCCCGCCAGCGAAGTATGGACCGTCGACCGCGTCCGCACCCTCGGCGTGACCACCACCCTCGCCACCGCCGCATCGGTCCTCGGGATCAGCCGATCCCAGGCCTACCGGCTCGCCGCCACCGATACCTTCCCCGCGCCGCTGATCCGCGCTGGCAGCCGCATCATCGTCCCGGTCGCCGGACTCCTCCACCTCCTGCTACTCCACGACGACCCCGCCCCGGCGGGCGGTGGCCGGCGACTTGAACCCGACCCGAAGGTGAGCGTGGATGCGACGACCCCGCCACCAGCGGATTCCACCCATCACCGCTGGCGGCACCATACGAAGCATCCAGGAGACTACGAGTGA